From a region of the Zonotrichia albicollis isolate bZonAlb1 chromosome 5, bZonAlb1.hap1, whole genome shotgun sequence genome:
- the PIGY gene encoding phosphatidylinositol N-acetylglucosaminyltransferase subunit Y: protein MAGAGLLPSLPTLTVLVPLLSLAGLFYSASVDENFPQGCTSTASLCFYSLLLPVTVPVYVFFHLWTWMGIKLFRHN, encoded by the coding sequence ATggccggggctgggctgctgccctCGCTGCCCACGCTGACTGTGCTCgttcccctgctgtccctggcaggcctGTTCTACTCGGCTAGCGTGGACGAAAACTTCCCCCAGGgctgcaccagcacagccagcctgtgTTTCTACAGCCTCCTCCTTCCCGTTACAGTACCGGTTTATGTGTTCTTTCACCTGTGGACCTGGATGGGGATTAAGCTTTTTAGGCACAACTAG
- the PYURF gene encoding protein preY, mitochondrial has translation MLRGPALLLSLRLRGAAPAGPGHRRHCHRQQEHQRSSGSGSGSDSGSGPDSGSGSARPQPLEPSLLRFLVCPLSKRPLRYEESTNELINEELGIAYPIIDGIPNMVPEAARRTHTKAPAEGSEQP, from the exons ATGCTGCGCGGCCCGGCCCTGCTGCTGTCGCTGCGGCTGCGAGGGGCAGCCCCGGCCGGCCCCGGGCACCGCCGGCACTGCCACCGTCAGCAGGAGCACCAACGAAGCTCGGGCTCGGGCTCTGGTTCAGACTCGGGCTCCGGCCCAGACTCGGGCTCCGGCTCAGCGCGGCCGCAGCCTCTGGAGCCATCATTGCTGCGCTTCCTGGTGTGCCCGCTCTCCAAGCGGCCGCTGAG GTACGAAGAATCTACGAACGAGCTCATTAACGAGGAGCTGGGCATCGCGTACCCCATCATCGACGGCATCCCGAACATGGTTCCGGAGGCTGCCAGGAGGACGCACACCAAGGCGCCGGCcgagggctcggagcagccgTGA